From Lytechinus pictus isolate F3 Inbred chromosome 6, Lp3.0, whole genome shotgun sequence, the proteins below share one genomic window:
- the LOC129263796 gene encoding E3 ubiquitin-protein ligase SIAH1: protein MSRPAANGKARSHTPTTNQDLASLFECPVCFDYVLPPILQCQSGHLVCSNCRPKLNCCPTCRGPLGSIRNLAMEKVAQTVMFPCRYASSGCVATMSYNEKQDHEETCEYRPYSCPCPGASCKWQGSLDQVMPHLTHAHKSITTLQGEDIVFLATDINLPGAVDWVMMQSCFGHHFMLVLEKQEKYDGLQQFFAIVQLIGSRKQAENFAYRLELNGHRRRLSWEATPRSIHEGVQAAIMNSDCLVFDSSIAQLFAENGNLGINVTISMC, encoded by the exons ATGAGCCGACCTGCGGCCAATGGAAAGGCTCGAAGCCACACCCCTACGACCAATCAGGACCTTGCAAGCCTGTTTGAATGTCCGGTGTGCTTCGACTATGTTCTACCACCGATCCTTCAGTGTCAGAGCGGTCATCTAGTCTGCTCTAATTGCCGACCCAAACTCAACTGCTGCCCCACGTGTAGGGGTCCATTAG GGAGCATCAGGAATTTAGCTATGGAGAAGGTAGCCCAGACCGTCATGTTCCCGTGCCGCTACGCATCGTCCGGCTGCGTGGCCACCATGTCCTACAACGAGAAGCAGGACCACGAAGAAACGTGCGAGTATCGTCCCTACTCCTGTCCTTGCCCGGGGGCCTCCTGCAAGTGGCAAGGATCGCTGGACCAAGTCATGCCCCACCTGACGCACGCCCACAAGAGTATCACCACGTTGCAAG GTGAAGATATTGTATTCCTAGCTACAGACATCAATCTTCCTGGTGCTGTGGACTGGGTCATGATGCAAAGCTGCTTCGGCCATCACTTTATGCTCGTCCTGGAGAAGCAAGAGAAGTACGATGGACTTCAACAATTCTTCGCTATCGTCCAACTGATTGGATCAAGAAAACAAGCCGAAAATTTTGCTTATAG ATTAGAACTGAATGGCCATAGGAGACGGCTATCATGGGAAGCCACACCCCGGTCCATCCATGAAGGGGTCCAAGCCGCCATCATGAACAGCGATTGTCTAGTCTTTGATTCTAGTATCGCGCAACTCTTCGCAGAAAACGGTAACCTCGGTATCAACGTCACGATATCGATGTGCTGA